A single genomic interval of Oryzias latipes chromosome 3, ASM223467v1 harbors:
- the LOC101157353 gene encoding photoreceptor-specific nuclear receptor-like — MALYPSSSENVYETSARLLFMSVKWAKNLPVFSNLPFRDQVILLEEAWSELFLLCAIQWSLPLDSCPLLSLPDLCPGMQGKTSYTGLDLRLLQEAFSRFKALAVDPTEFACLKAIVLFKPETRGLKDPEQVENLQDQSQVMLGQHIRSHYPSQPARFGKLLLLLPSLRFVNSERIELLFFHRTIGNTPMEKLLCDMFKN, encoded by the exons ATGGCTCTGTACCCCTCCAGCTCAGAAAACGTCTACGAGACCTCAGCCAGGCTGCTCTTCATGTCCGTCAAGTGGGCCAAAAACCTGCCGGTCTTCTCCAACCTGCCCTTCAGAGACCAG GTGATCCTGTTGGAGGAGGCGTGGAGCGAGCTCTTCCTGCTCTGTGCCATCCAGTGGTCGCTGCCGCTGGACAGCTGCCCGCTGCTGTCCCTGCCCGACCTCTGCCCCGGCATGCAGGGCAAGACCAGCTACACCGGTCTGGACCTGCGGCTCCTGCAGGAGGCCTTCAGCCGCTTCAAGGCCCTCGCCGTGGATCCCACAGAGTTTGCCTGTCTCAAGGCCATTGTGCTTTTTAAACCAG AGACTCGAGGTTTGAAGGATCCAGAACAAGTGGAGAACCTCCAGGATCAGTCTCAAGTCATGCTGGGACAACACATCCGCTCCCACTACCCCAGCCAACCAGCCCG GTTTGGAAAGCTGCTGCTTCTTCTCCCCTCGCTGCGCTTTGTGAACTCGGAGCGGATCGAGTTGCTGTTCTTCCACAGGACCATTGGAAACACTCCCATGGAGAAGCTGCTGTGCGACATGTTCAAGAACTGA